One region of Mycolicibacterium rhodesiae NBB3 genomic DNA includes:
- the mnhG gene encoding monovalent cation/H(+) antiporter subunit G produces MNPFDIVAAVLVLGGSALALTAAIGIVRFPDTLTRMHAASKPQVLGLLLVLIGAAIRLRGNADVGMIILTGLFTVITAPVVANRVGQLAYREQDVRDDLLTKDEMHEFAEPEVGNDKN; encoded by the coding sequence ATGAACCCGTTCGACATCGTGGCCGCCGTGCTCGTGCTCGGCGGTTCAGCGCTCGCGCTCACCGCGGCGATCGGCATCGTCCGGTTCCCGGACACCCTGACTCGGATGCACGCGGCATCCAAGCCCCAGGTACTGGGTCTGTTGCTGGTGCTCATCGGCGCGGCGATCCGATTGAGGGGCAACGCCGATGTCGGCATGATCATCCTCACCGGGCTGTTCACCGTGATCACCGCGCCGGTTGTCGCCAATCGGGTTGGCCAGCTCGCCTATCGGGAACAAGATGTGCGCGACGACCTGCTGACCAAGGACGAGATGCACGAGTTCGCCGAACCCGAGGTTGGCAATGACAAGAACTGA
- a CDS encoding exodeoxyribonuclease III: protein MRVATWNVNSIRARVDRVADWLERADVDVLAMQETKCSDEQFPTMPFLAAGYDVVHCGFNQWNGVAIASRVGIEDVAVGFENQPTWSSSPDVEAAAEARALGATCNGVRVWSLYIPNGRFVGSPHYAYKLEWLAALRDTAQKWLADDPAAQLALVGDWNIAPTDEDVWSIEAYEGSTHVTEPERTAFNAILDAQYSDVVRPFTPGPAVFTYWDYTQLRFPKNRGMRIDFILGSPALAQRVIHAEIVREERKGKGASDHAPVLIELA, encoded by the coding sequence ATGCGGGTGGCCACGTGGAACGTCAACTCGATTCGGGCGCGTGTGGACCGGGTCGCGGACTGGCTCGAACGAGCCGACGTCGACGTACTCGCAATGCAGGAGACCAAGTGCTCTGACGAGCAGTTCCCCACCATGCCGTTTCTGGCCGCTGGATACGACGTCGTGCACTGCGGGTTCAACCAGTGGAACGGTGTCGCCATCGCCTCGCGCGTCGGCATCGAGGATGTCGCGGTCGGGTTCGAAAACCAGCCCACGTGGAGCAGCTCCCCCGACGTCGAAGCCGCGGCAGAAGCACGCGCACTCGGGGCGACGTGCAACGGGGTGCGGGTGTGGAGCCTATACATACCGAACGGACGCTTCGTCGGTTCACCGCACTACGCGTACAAATTGGAATGGCTTGCTGCGCTGCGTGATACCGCCCAGAAGTGGCTCGCCGACGACCCTGCAGCACAGCTGGCGCTGGTCGGCGACTGGAACATCGCCCCTACCGATGAGGATGTCTGGAGCATCGAGGCCTACGAGGGCAGCACCCACGTCACCGAGCCCGAGCGGACGGCGTTCAATGCGATCCTCGACGCCCAATACAGCGACGTCGTCAGACCCTTCACACCCGGCCCGGCGGTCTTCACCTACTGGGACTACACGCAACTGCGGTTCCCGAAGAACCGGGGAATGCGCATCGACTTCATCCTCGGCTCACCCGCACTGGCACAACGGGTCATCCACGCGGAGATCGTTCGCGAGGAACGAAAGGGCAAGGGGGCCAGCGACCATGCCCCCGTGCTCATCGAGCTCGCGTAG
- a CDS encoding monovalent cation/H+ antiporter complex subunit F, with product MTAVWIVAAVMITTAAAITMFRLLAGPNTLDRLVAVDTLIAVTMCGIGIWAAYSLDSTVTYGLTALALISFVGSVSVARFRVPDVDKPRGARRSR from the coding sequence ATGACTGCCGTCTGGATAGTTGCCGCGGTGATGATCACCACCGCGGCGGCGATCACGATGTTCCGCCTGCTGGCGGGGCCGAACACGCTTGATCGCCTGGTGGCGGTCGACACCCTGATCGCGGTGACGATGTGTGGCATCGGCATCTGGGCGGCCTACAGCCTGGACAGCACTGTGACCTACGGGCTGACCGCTTTGGCGCTGATCAGCTTTGTCGGCTCGGTCAGCGTCGCGCGCTTCCGCGTACCCGATGTCGACAAGCCGCGCGGCGCAAGGAGGTCGCGATGA
- a CDS encoding glutamate--cysteine ligase: MPGSAWRAVSSASANKHIDFVGSPRPTLGVEWEFALVDAETRDVSNVATEVIEELGANNPRVHKELLRNTVEIVTGICDSVPEAMDDLRSTLGTARRIVRDRNMELFCAGTHPFAKWSPESLTDAPRYAELIKRTQWWGRQMLIWGVHVHVGISSAHKVMAINTSLLNHYPHLLALSASSPYWDGEDTGYASNRAMMFQQLPTAGLPFHFQTWREWEGFVHDQKKTGIIDHMNEIRWDIRPSPHIGTVEVRIFDGVSNIRELSALVALTHCLIVDLDHRLDAGERLPTMPPWHVQENKWRAARYGLDAVIILDEDSNERLVTDDLDDLLNRLEPVAASLKCADELRMVSDICNSGGSYQRQRRVAEANDGDLRAVVDALVAELDV, encoded by the coding sequence ATGCCGGGAAGCGCGTGGCGTGCGGTGTCATCGGCGTCGGCTAACAAGCACATAGACTTCGTCGGCTCACCACGGCCGACGCTCGGGGTGGAGTGGGAGTTCGCGCTCGTCGACGCCGAGACCCGCGATGTGAGCAACGTGGCGACCGAGGTCATCGAGGAACTCGGGGCGAACAACCCACGGGTGCACAAGGAATTGCTCCGTAACACCGTCGAGATCGTCACCGGTATCTGCGATTCCGTTCCTGAGGCGATGGACGATCTGCGATCGACACTCGGGACCGCGCGCAGGATCGTGCGCGATCGCAACATGGAGTTGTTCTGCGCAGGCACACATCCATTCGCGAAATGGTCGCCGGAGAGTCTGACCGATGCGCCGCGCTACGCGGAACTGATCAAGCGCACGCAGTGGTGGGGACGTCAGATGTTGATCTGGGGCGTGCATGTGCACGTCGGCATCTCGTCGGCGCACAAGGTGATGGCGATCAACACGTCGTTGCTCAACCACTACCCGCACCTGTTGGCGCTCTCCGCCTCGTCGCCGTACTGGGACGGCGAGGACACCGGCTACGCGTCCAACCGCGCGATGATGTTCCAGCAGCTGCCGACGGCGGGGCTGCCCTTCCACTTTCAGACGTGGCGGGAATGGGAAGGGTTCGTCCACGATCAGAAGAAGACCGGCATCATCGACCACATGAACGAGATCCGCTGGGACATCAGGCCGTCACCGCACATCGGTACGGTCGAGGTTCGGATCTTCGACGGAGTCTCCAACATCCGCGAACTCAGCGCGCTGGTGGCGTTGACGCACTGTCTCATCGTCGACCTCGACCATCGACTCGACGCCGGCGAGCGGCTCCCCACGATGCCACCGTGGCACGTACAGGAAAACAAGTGGCGCGCAGCCCGTTACGGCCTTGACGCAGTGATCATCCTGGACGAGGACAGCAACGAGCGCCTGGTGACCGACGATCTCGACGACCTGCTGAACCGTCTCGAGCCGGTGGCCGCCTCGTTGAAGTGTGCCGACGAACTCCGCATGGTCTCCGACATCTGCAATTCGGGAGGGTCCTACCAGCGGCAGCGGCGGGTCGCCGAGGCGAACGACGGTGATCTGCGTGCGGTGGTCGACGCACTGGTCGCCGAGTTGGACGTCTGA
- a CDS encoding peptide deformylase: protein MAVVPIRIVGDPVLHTATEPVPVGDDGSLPADLADLITDLYDTMAAANGVGLAANQIGVGKRVFVYDCADERGRTTRRKGVVVNPVLETSEVPETMPDPDDDDEGCLSVPGESFPTGRADWARVKGLDADGAPITLEGTGLFARMLQHETGHLDGFLYLDRLVGRHARSAKRAVKSHGWGVPGLSWTPGEDPDPFGH, encoded by the coding sequence GTGGCAGTCGTACCCATACGCATCGTAGGAGATCCCGTCCTGCACACCGCGACCGAACCTGTGCCCGTAGGCGACGACGGTTCGCTGCCCGCGGATCTCGCGGACTTGATCACCGACCTCTACGACACCATGGCGGCAGCCAACGGTGTCGGTCTCGCCGCGAACCAGATCGGTGTGGGCAAGCGGGTGTTCGTCTACGACTGCGCCGACGAACGCGGCAGGACGACGCGGCGCAAGGGTGTCGTCGTCAATCCCGTACTGGAGACGTCCGAAGTTCCGGAGACGATGCCCGACCCCGACGACGATGACGAGGGCTGCCTGTCGGTGCCCGGGGAATCGTTTCCGACCGGCAGGGCCGACTGGGCGCGAGTCAAAGGGCTGGACGCCGACGGCGCGCCGATCACGCTGGAGGGCACCGGACTTTTCGCGCGGATGCTGCAACACGAAACCGGGCATCTGGATGGGTTCTTGTATCTGGACCGGCTGGTCGGCAGGCATGCGCGAAGCGCCAAGCGCGCCGTGAAGTCGCACGGGTGGGGGGTGCCCGGGTTGTCGTGGACGCCCGGCGAGGATCCCGACCCCTTCGGTCACTGA
- a CDS encoding SAM-dependent methyltransferase — MTRTDDDSWDITEGVGATALGVAWARAQEANSGCPLFKDTYAQRFIDAATARGWQLPPSHMVERIRAISNYAASRTKWFDNFFTTAGANGVVQAVILAAGLDARAWRLPWAHDSVVYEIDQPKVLAFKAQTLTDDSPAARYIAVPIDLRQDWPKALCDAGFDTQEPTAWAAEGLLPYLPAEGQDLLFDRIHALSAPGSRIGVESFGNKFFDPEYLANRRAQLRQMREAAGDDATDAVDVQDLWYIEDRTDVADWLMRHGWRVSTEDAQTLMERFGRPPTAATEDTTPRTTFVEGVRS; from the coding sequence ATGACAAGAACTGACGACGACAGCTGGGACATCACCGAAGGTGTCGGCGCCACTGCGCTCGGCGTGGCGTGGGCGCGCGCCCAGGAAGCCAACTCGGGGTGCCCGCTGTTCAAAGACACCTACGCGCAACGGTTCATCGACGCGGCCACGGCCCGCGGATGGCAACTGCCGCCGTCGCACATGGTCGAACGGATCCGTGCGATCTCGAACTACGCGGCGTCACGGACCAAATGGTTCGACAATTTCTTCACCACTGCGGGCGCCAATGGCGTTGTGCAAGCCGTCATCCTGGCCGCGGGACTCGACGCCAGGGCATGGCGACTGCCGTGGGCGCACGACAGCGTGGTGTACGAGATCGACCAGCCGAAGGTGCTCGCCTTCAAGGCGCAGACGCTGACAGACGATTCACCCGCGGCCCGCTACATCGCGGTCCCCATCGACCTTCGCCAGGACTGGCCGAAGGCCCTGTGCGATGCGGGGTTCGATACACAGGAACCGACGGCGTGGGCCGCCGAGGGTCTGCTGCCCTACCTACCCGCCGAGGGTCAGGACCTGTTGTTCGACCGCATCCACGCTCTCAGCGCACCCGGCAGCCGGATCGGCGTCGAATCGTTCGGCAACAAGTTCTTCGATCCCGAGTATCTGGCGAACCGGCGCGCGCAGCTGCGTCAGATGCGGGAGGCCGCGGGCGACGACGCCACCGATGCCGTTGACGTCCAAGACCTCTGGTACATCGAGGACCGCACCGACGTCGCCGACTGGCTGATGCGACACGGCTGGCGGGTGTCAACCGAAGATGCCCAGACGCTGATGGAACGCTTCGGCCGCCCGCCCACGGCGGCGACGGAGGACACCACCCCGCGCACCACCTTCGTCGAGGGTGTGCGGAGCTAG
- a CDS encoding MFS transporter → MTTEIDKTDTTGTALENTATRRVAMDHAHPFYKWVVLSNTTLGILLAAINASIVLISLPAIFRGIGLDPLQPHNVSYLLWMIMGYLVVTAVLVVPFGRLGDMFGRVRIYNLGFVVFTVAAIALSFDPFHLGGGAVWLIAWRVVQGVGGAMLMASSSAILTDAFPANQRGMALGVNMVAAVAGSFLGLLIGGFLSEIHWQAVFWVGVPIGVLGTVWSYRSLRELGSRTKGRLDWAGLLTFGLGLTILLVGITYGIQPYGESTTGWASPWVLGSIAVGLLLLVAFCSIELRAEAPMVDIRLFKSASFGMGNLAGLMSSVGRGGLQFMLIIWLQGIWLPLHGYSFETTPLWAGIYLLPATFGFLVGAPFAGWLSDRFGARPLTVGGMLLMAVTFVALLLIPVNFDYWIFALLVFLNGLGGGVFTAPNTAAIMSSVPANQRGAASGVRSTFFNAGNSLSIGIFFSLMIIGLANTLPTVMFDGLRAQGVSVDIAHEVANLPPVGSLFAAFLGYNPIAELLGPSGALDAPGVNAEVLTGKTFFPQLITEPFHTGLTVVFVAAAVMMVVGAVASLFNPGRYADAPGADNAA, encoded by the coding sequence ATGACGACGGAAATCGATAAGACCGACACCACAGGAACGGCGCTGGAGAACACCGCCACCCGGCGGGTCGCCATGGACCACGCCCATCCGTTCTACAAGTGGGTCGTGCTGTCGAACACGACGTTGGGCATCCTGCTGGCCGCCATCAATGCGTCGATCGTGTTGATTTCGCTGCCTGCGATCTTCCGCGGTATCGGGCTCGACCCGCTCCAGCCGCACAACGTCAGTTACCTGCTCTGGATGATCATGGGCTACCTGGTCGTGACAGCTGTCCTCGTAGTGCCCTTCGGTCGTCTGGGTGACATGTTCGGCCGGGTCCGGATCTACAACCTCGGTTTCGTCGTCTTCACGGTGGCCGCGATTGCGCTGTCCTTCGACCCGTTCCACCTCGGTGGTGGCGCGGTATGGCTGATCGCGTGGCGGGTCGTGCAAGGCGTTGGCGGGGCGATGTTGATGGCGTCGTCGTCGGCGATCCTGACCGACGCGTTTCCGGCCAATCAACGCGGTATGGCGTTGGGCGTCAACATGGTCGCCGCGGTCGCTGGATCGTTTCTCGGTCTGCTGATCGGCGGATTCTTGTCAGAGATTCACTGGCAGGCGGTGTTCTGGGTGGGTGTGCCGATCGGCGTCCTCGGCACAGTGTGGAGCTATCGATCCCTGCGGGAGCTGGGTTCCCGAACCAAAGGCCGTCTGGATTGGGCGGGCCTGCTGACGTTCGGGCTGGGCTTGACCATCCTGCTCGTCGGAATCACCTACGGAATTCAGCCCTACGGTGAGTCGACCACCGGCTGGGCCAGCCCCTGGGTGCTGGGATCCATTGCGGTCGGTCTGCTGCTACTGGTGGCCTTCTGCTCCATCGAGTTGCGGGCCGAGGCGCCGATGGTCGACATCAGGCTCTTCAAGTCTGCGTCGTTCGGTATGGGCAACCTGGCCGGACTCATGTCGTCGGTCGGTCGCGGCGGGCTGCAATTCATGCTGATCATTTGGTTGCAGGGCATCTGGCTTCCCTTGCACGGCTACAGCTTCGAGACCACACCGTTGTGGGCAGGTATTTATCTGCTCCCGGCGACCTTCGGGTTCCTCGTCGGGGCGCCGTTCGCGGGCTGGCTGTCGGACCGCTTCGGGGCGCGCCCGCTGACCGTCGGCGGAATGCTGCTGATGGCCGTCACCTTCGTTGCGCTGCTGTTGATCCCGGTCAACTTCGATTACTGGATCTTCGCCCTGCTCGTATTCCTGAACGGCCTCGGCGGCGGCGTCTTCACCGCGCCGAATACCGCCGCGATCATGTCGAGCGTGCCGGCCAACCAGCGAGGTGCCGCATCCGGCGTGCGATCGACGTTCTTCAACGCGGGCAACTCGCTGTCGATCGGCATCTTCTTCTCGCTGATGATCATCGGGCTGGCCAACACCCTGCCTACTGTGATGTTCGACGGGCTTCGCGCGCAAGGTGTTTCGGTCGATATCGCGCACGAGGTCGCCAACCTGCCACCTGTGGGCAGTCTCTTCGCGGCGTTCCTCGGTTACAACCCGATCGCCGAGCTGCTTGGCCCTTCGGGTGCCCTCGACGCGCCGGGCGTCAATGCCGAAGTGCTGACCGGCAAGACGTTCTTCCCGCAGCTGATCACCGAACCGTTCCACACCGGGCTGACCGTGGTGTTCGTCGCGGCAGCGGTCATGATGGTGGTGGGTGCTGTCGCGTCGCTGTTCAACCCGGGCCGCTACGCAGACGCGCCGGGTGCCGACAACGCCGCATAG
- a CDS encoding 13E12 repeat family protein has protein sequence MGEFITGAGARERFRVLLDAVDDAYAQMREVPSDAVGNAFRVEMAERLETQERTNRALMYRVFGELADPPDEVGLVNDVIDSLWARLRIPPTEIKRRMKMAARIRPRRSLLGPPLPPELPLVADAVTVGAVGQDHLRVIATAMNRLPSCVSAEERSEVEASLVREARKNDAEIVKTAARHVDEIFNPDGDFDEADRARRRGMVMGPQGPDGGSRLSGWIDPETRCYVEAATAAVRPGRHLPDGTVEDSRDDRSASQRCHDGIKLGLKAGIASGGLGSHRGHPVTVIARTTLAELDQAAHAVTNPDIPMPPPARTGGDTALPMRDLIRMATDAIHYLAVFDDHSDRPLYLGRQKRIATTDQRIICYARDGGCTRPNCTESGYHSEVHHSPDWDPIGATDADKLFFACGPDHARVTKGQWQTTVTDSGRLAWTNGTRPPDINHAHHPEELLHTDPDP, from the coding sequence ATGGGCGAATTCATCACCGGAGCGGGGGCACGCGAGCGGTTTCGCGTGCTGCTGGATGCCGTCGATGACGCCTATGCCCAGATGCGGGAGGTGCCTTCTGACGCGGTGGGCAACGCGTTTCGGGTGGAGATGGCCGAGCGTCTGGAAACCCAGGAACGCACCAACCGCGCGCTGATGTACCGGGTGTTCGGCGAACTCGCCGATCCACCCGACGAGGTCGGGTTGGTCAACGATGTGATCGACAGTCTGTGGGCGCGGTTGCGGATCCCGCCCACGGAGATCAAACGTCGGATGAAGATGGCTGCACGTATCCGGCCGCGGCGCTCGCTGCTGGGTCCACCGCTACCACCGGAGCTTCCGCTGGTGGCCGACGCGGTGACGGTCGGTGCGGTCGGGCAGGATCATCTGCGCGTCATCGCCACGGCGATGAACAGGTTGCCCTCGTGTGTGTCGGCCGAGGAACGGTCTGAAGTCGAGGCCAGCCTGGTCCGCGAGGCGCGCAAGAACGATGCCGAGATCGTCAAGACCGCGGCACGCCACGTCGACGAGATCTTCAATCCTGATGGCGATTTCGACGAGGCCGACCGGGCGCGGCGCCGCGGCATGGTGATGGGGCCCCAGGGCCCTGACGGGGGGTCGCGGCTGTCGGGGTGGATCGACCCCGAGACCCGCTGCTATGTCGAAGCCGCGACTGCCGCGGTGCGTCCGGGCCGACACCTTCCCGACGGCACCGTGGAGGACTCCCGCGATGACCGCTCGGCGTCGCAGCGTTGCCATGACGGCATCAAACTCGGCCTCAAGGCCGGGATCGCCTCCGGCGGGCTGGGATCGCATCGCGGGCATCCGGTAACGGTGATCGCACGCACGACGCTGGCCGAACTCGATCAAGCCGCCCACGCCGTCACCAACCCCGACATTCCGATGCCGCCACCAGCGCGCACCGGTGGGGACACCGCGCTGCCGATGCGCGATCTGATCCGCATGGCCACCGACGCCATCCACTACCTGGCGGTGTTCGACGATCACAGCGACCGCCCGCTCTACCTCGGGCGTCAGAAACGTATCGCGACGACCGATCAGCGCATCATCTGCTACGCACGCGACGGCGGCTGCACGCGGCCGAACTGCACCGAATCCGGCTATCACTCCGAGGTCCACCACAGCCCCGACTGGGACCCCATCGGCGCCACCGACGCCGACAAACTGTTCTTCGCCTGCGGCCCCGACCACGCACGCGTGACCAAAGGACAGTGGCAGACGACGGTCACCGACAGCGGGCGGCTGGCCTGGACCAACGGAACCCGACCCCCCGACATCAACCACGCCCACCACCCCGAAGAACTCCTACACACCGACCCAGACCCCTGA
- the sodC gene encoding superoxide dismutase[Cu-Zn], translating into MLKTVAVAASFAVPALVLSACSAPEQPATSPGTTPSVWTGSPAPSAQPGEHGGGQEGQASGETLKADLKSPDGTTVAKAEIAFSGNYATITVESAEPGALAPGFHGLHIHSVGKCEANSVAPTGGAPGDFNSAGGHLQVAGHTGHPMSGDLTSLQVREDGSAMLVTTTDAFTAEDLTGEAGTAIIIHEKADNFANIPPERYQQVNGAPPPDETTLATGDAGKRVACGVIGVG; encoded by the coding sequence ATGCTCAAGACCGTCGCCGTCGCAGCCTCCTTCGCTGTTCCCGCTCTCGTGTTGAGTGCCTGCAGCGCACCAGAACAACCGGCAACCTCCCCGGGCACCACACCTTCGGTCTGGACGGGCTCGCCGGCACCGTCCGCGCAGCCCGGTGAGCACGGCGGCGGGCAGGAAGGTCAGGCCAGCGGTGAGACGCTGAAGGCCGACCTGAAATCGCCGGACGGCACCACTGTCGCCAAGGCCGAGATCGCGTTCTCCGGGAACTACGCCACCATCACGGTGGAGAGCGCCGAACCCGGCGCACTGGCACCCGGCTTTCACGGACTGCACATCCACTCCGTCGGCAAGTGCGAGGCCAACTCGGTCGCGCCGACCGGCGGCGCCCCCGGCGACTTCAATTCGGCCGGTGGACATTTGCAGGTGGCGGGACACACCGGCCATCCCATGAGCGGTGACCTGACTTCGCTGCAGGTTCGCGAGGACGGCTCGGCGATGCTGGTGACGACGACGGACGCGTTCACCGCCGAGGACCTGACCGGTGAGGCCGGGACCGCGATCATCATCCACGAGAAGGCGGACAACTTCGCCAACATCCCCCCGGAGCGCTACCAGCAGGTCAACGGTGCCCCGCCGCCGGACGAGACCACCTTGGCCACCGGCGATGCCGGGAAGCGCGTGGCGTGCGGTGTCATCGGCGTCGGCTAA
- a CDS encoding DUF3263 domain-containing protein, translating to MDGAIARTEQSGADPALADGLTRREHDILAFERQWWKYAGSKEDAIKELFSMSATRYYQVLNALVDRPEALVADPMLVKRLRRLRASRQKARAARRLGFDVT from the coding sequence ATGGACGGCGCAATCGCGCGGACTGAGCAATCCGGGGCCGACCCTGCCCTGGCCGACGGGCTTACCCGACGTGAGCACGACATCCTGGCGTTCGAGCGTCAGTGGTGGAAGTACGCGGGGTCCAAGGAAGACGCAATCAAGGAACTGTTCTCCATGTCGGCGACCCGTTATTACCAAGTGCTGAATGCGCTCGTGGACCGCCCTGAGGCGCTCGTAGCGGATCCGATGCTGGTCAAGCGGTTGCGACGGCTGCGCGCAAGCCGTCAGAAGGCACGGGCAGCGCGCCGGTTGGGCTTCGACGTCACCTGA
- a CDS encoding LON peptidase substrate-binding domain-containing protein, which translates to MAVTPMFPLQVAMLPGEELPLRIFEPRYTALVSDCLTTDDPAFGVVLIAAGREVGGGDVRSDVGTMAHIAESADLGAGRYRLRCVMGERIRVVEWHPDDPYPRAAVEPWPDEPARNVDVDAIRSIEDRMVALFERIAQARGAQVVARDIVAGADVSGDASLWLYALASRLPMGPADKYAVLAAPTVAARISALSEAVDTVTAMVEFQLSE; encoded by the coding sequence ATGGCCGTCACGCCGATGTTCCCTCTGCAGGTGGCCATGCTGCCGGGAGAGGAGCTACCGCTGCGGATCTTCGAACCCCGTTACACCGCACTGGTTTCAGACTGTCTCACCACAGACGATCCGGCCTTCGGGGTGGTGCTGATCGCCGCGGGCCGGGAGGTCGGCGGCGGGGACGTCCGCAGCGACGTCGGCACGATGGCCCACATCGCCGAGAGTGCCGACCTGGGTGCGGGTCGTTATCGGCTGCGGTGTGTGATGGGCGAGCGGATCCGGGTGGTGGAGTGGCACCCCGACGATCCATACCCGCGGGCGGCCGTCGAGCCCTGGCCCGATGAGCCCGCTCGGAACGTCGATGTGGATGCGATCAGGAGTATCGAGGATCGCATGGTCGCGCTCTTCGAGCGGATCGCGCAGGCGCGCGGCGCACAAGTGGTCGCGCGGGACATCGTCGCGGGCGCCGATGTGTCCGGTGATGCGTCGCTGTGGTTGTACGCCTTGGCCTCTCGTCTCCCGATGGGGCCCGCCGACAAATACGCGGTGCTCGCCGCGCCTACGGTCGCCGCACGAATCAGCGCGCTCAGCGAGGCCGTCGACACCGTCACCGCGATGGTCGAGTTCCAGCTGTCCGAGTAA
- a CDS encoding LytR C-terminal domain-containing protein, whose protein sequence is MNQQNSSGLPLRAMVMVLLFLGVVFLLVGFQAMGGSDDEGEQSSIATTTTTTTPSRSESPKPAKPEVRVFNISAVEGAAEGTANRLREGGWDVVETGNLELPGVTANTVYFSDGPGEREAAEEVGRLLDAPVEPRLPELAEQPPGVLVVVTG, encoded by the coding sequence ATGAATCAGCAGAACTCCTCTGGCTTGCCGCTGCGCGCGATGGTGATGGTGCTGCTGTTCCTCGGCGTCGTGTTTCTGCTGGTGGGATTCCAGGCGATGGGCGGCAGCGACGACGAGGGCGAACAATCCTCCATCGCGACCACGACGACCACCACGACCCCGAGTCGGTCGGAGTCGCCGAAGCCGGCCAAGCCCGAGGTGCGTGTCTTCAACATCTCAGCGGTGGAGGGCGCCGCCGAGGGCACGGCCAATCGGCTGCGCGAGGGTGGCTGGGATGTCGTCGAAACCGGGAACCTCGAGCTGCCTGGCGTGACGGCCAACACCGTGTATTTCAGCGACGGACCCGGGGAGCGTGAGGCCGCCGAAGAGGTGGGCCGGTTGTTGGACGCGCCGGTCGAACCGCGGCTTCCGGAACTGGCTGAGCAGCCGCCGGGCGTGCTCGTGGTGGTCACCGGCTAG
- a CDS encoding N-acetylglutamate synthase, CG3035 family, whose amino-acid sequence MQIPPVGTRVMIRHRLPAGSVPPLTDVIGQLLQTEPTLAVRTKRGDVVAVPVDAVVVIKALTAVPVRTADIRHLEHAAALAWPGVEQEWVGGWFCRFGHGSTRRANSAVPLDFSVSTDLAAVADWYATRSAAPLLSLPDRLFRVPTDAPTAAENLVMACDLEQGLVAGDVMLAPRPDDDWLRIYHREVPVDVLTAVVDGSVIFATVPDAAVARAAVTEAPDGMRWLGLSALKVADEHRRRGYARTVCTALLRWGANHGARRAYTQVLDDNSSAIALFESMGFSLHHRSRYVTLDRPTIRY is encoded by the coding sequence ATGCAGATCCCGCCGGTGGGGACGCGGGTGATGATTCGTCACCGCCTGCCCGCCGGTTCGGTGCCACCTCTGACGGACGTGATAGGGCAGCTGCTTCAGACGGAGCCCACGCTGGCGGTGCGCACCAAGCGCGGGGATGTGGTGGCCGTCCCGGTGGATGCGGTGGTCGTCATCAAGGCGCTCACCGCCGTGCCGGTGCGCACCGCAGACATTCGCCATCTGGAGCACGCGGCCGCGCTGGCCTGGCCCGGGGTCGAGCAGGAATGGGTGGGCGGCTGGTTCTGCCGCTTCGGGCATGGCAGCACGCGCCGCGCCAACTCCGCAGTCCCATTGGACTTTTCAGTGTCCACTGACCTGGCTGCAGTCGCGGACTGGTACGCGACGCGATCGGCGGCCCCACTTCTGAGCCTGCCTGACCGGCTGTTCCGCGTCCCGACAGATGCGCCGACAGCCGCTGAGAACCTTGTCATGGCATGCGATCTCGAGCAGGGTCTTGTTGCCGGCGACGTGATGCTTGCGCCGCGACCGGACGACGACTGGCTGCGCATCTACCACCGTGAGGTGCCCGTCGACGTCCTGACCGCGGTGGTCGACGGCTCGGTGATCTTTGCGACCGTTCCTGACGCAGCAGTGGCACGGGCGGCGGTCACCGAAGCTCCCGACGGCATGCGCTGGCTGGGCTTGTCCGCGTTGAAGGTCGCCGACGAACACCGCCGCCGAGGATATGCACGGACCGTGTGCACCGCGTTGCTCAGATGGGGTGCCAACCACGGCGCGCGCCGCGCCTACACGCAGGTGCTCGACGACAATTCCTCCGCCATAGCGCTTTTCGAGTCGATGGGATTCTCACTGCACCATCGCTCGCGCTATGTGACGCTCGACCGCCCTACCATTCGGTACTGA